One Setaria viridis chromosome 3, Setaria_viridis_v4.0, whole genome shotgun sequence DNA window includes the following coding sequences:
- the LOC117849622 gene encoding uncharacterized protein At5g19025 — protein sequence MLRPFLSPHRSAPAASTAAAAAAAAAAMRPASSSRSSAGGGGAHHHNHGHHNVSVSPSAWTTCRHTPSSATLDLLILLLVLFSLSFLLASSLAHVARSLSPLLATPPVAAALAHAAAALPYLAAAAVLAAAAFFSCRRLPRRRCRNPRCRGLRKALEFDVQLQTEEAVRAGAGSTVGGADAAMWREIEALPWKGGQGGNNPDYECLRAELRRMAPPNGRAVLLFRNRCGCPVAKLEGWGVPKSKRRNKKGTQGPFHDRGVR from the exons ATGCTCCGGCCATTCCTCTCCCCTCACCGCtctgcccccgccgcctccaccgcagcagcagccgccgccgcagcagcggcgATGCGccccgcgtcctcctcccggtcctcggccggcggaggcggggcccaccaccacaaccacgggCACCACAACGTCTCCGTCTCGCCGTCGGCGTGGACGACGTGCAGGCACacgccgtcgtcggcgacgcTCGATCTCCTCATCCTGCTGCTCGTGCTCTTCTCGCTCTCCTTCCTGCTCGCCTCCTCGCTCGCGCACGTCGCGCGCTCGCTCTCCCCGCTGCTCGCCAcgccccccgtcgccgccgcgctcgcccacgccgcggccgcgctcccctacctcgcggcggcggccgtgctcgccgccgccgcgttcttctcctgccgccggctcccgcgccggcgctgccgcaaCCCGCGATGCCGGGGGCTCAGGAAGGCGCTCGAGTTCGACGTCCAGCTCCAGACCGAGGAGGCcgtgcgcgccggcgccgggagcaccgtcggcggcgccgacgcggcCATGTGGCGCGAGATCGAGGCGCTGCCGTGGAAGGGTGGCCAGGGCGGGAACAACCCGGACTACGAGTGCCTCCGCGCCGAGCTCCGCAGGATGGCTCCGCCCAACGGCCGCGCCGTGCTGCTCTTTCGCAACCGGTGTGGCTGCCCTGTCGCTAAGCTCGAGGGATGGGGCGTTCCCAAGAGCAAGCGGCGCAACAAGAA GGGTACGCAAGGTCCGTTCCATGACCGAGGGGTGAGGTGA